One part of the Coturnix japonica isolate 7356 chromosome 24, Coturnix japonica 2.1, whole genome shotgun sequence genome encodes these proteins:
- the THY1 gene encoding thy-1 membrane glycoprotein, with product MNPTVSIAVILTVLQAAHCQMIRDLSACLLGQSLRVDCRYENKTSNPLTYEFSLTKDNRKHVIQSTISVSENVYRNRANVTMHKNLVCLYLHSFTTSDEGVYMCELKATNDYTGNQIKNITVIKDKLEKCAGFSLLIQNTSWLLLLLLSLPLLQAVDFVSL from the exons ATGAACCCCACGGTCAGCATTGCTGTCATCCTGACAG tgctgcaggctgcacacTGCCAGATGATCCGGGACCTGAGCGCCTGCCTGCTGGGCCAGAGCCTGCGTGTGGACTGCCGCTATGAGAACAAGACCAGCAACCCCCTGACCTACGAATTCAGCCTCACCAAGGACAACAGGAAGCACGTCATCCAAAGCACCATCAGCGTCTCTGAGAACGTCTACCGGAACCGAGCCAACGTCACCATGCATAAGAACCTGGTGTGCCTCTACCTGCATAGCTTCACCACCAGCGATGAGGGGGTCTACATGTGCGAGCTGAAGGCTACCAATGACTACACTGGCAACCAGATAAAGAACATCACTGTTATCAAAG ATAAACTGGAGAAGTGCGCCGGCTTCAGCCTCTTGATCCAGAACACTTCgtggctcctgctgctcctcctctccctgcctctCCTGCAAGCTGTGGACTTCGTGTCCCTGTGA